From Topomyia yanbarensis strain Yona2022 chromosome 1, ASM3024719v1, whole genome shotgun sequence, one genomic window encodes:
- the LOC131676913 gene encoding translocator protein, producing the protein MVQFDEVAKVVGAIVLPQLGGWVNGYLTRQEIKGWYQNLKFPSFRPPNWVFGPVWTSLYAGMGMASYLVWRDGGGFEGVARGPLILYGTQLALNWAWTPIFFKRHELKWSFIELAALTTTVAITGISFFNVNKVAGYLFFPYFAWCSFATLLNYKIFKLNPTATNEEIKESKQK; encoded by the exons CAACTGGGCGGATGGGTCAATGGATACCTCACACGTCAGGAAATTAAAGGTTGGTATCAGAATCTAAAATTTCCATCATTTCGACCACCAAACTGGGTTTTCGGTCCGGTGTGGACCTCCCTTTACGCCGGAATGGGTATGGCTTCGTATCTGGTGTGGAGAGATGGTGGCGGCTTTGAAGGTGTCGCCCGAGGACCCTTGATACTTTATGGAACCCAGTTGGCTTTAAACTGGGCCTGGACTCCAATCTTCTTCAAGCGACATGAGTTGAAATGG AGTTTTATTGAGCTTGCAGCTTTGACAACTACCGTTGCAATAACAGGAATATCTTTTTTCAACGTAAACAAAGTTGCCGGTTATTTGTTCTTTCCTTACTTTGCATGGTGTTCGTTTGCGACATTgctaaattataaaatattcaaGCTAAATCCTACGGCCACCAATGAAGAGATAAAGGAAagcaaacaaaaatga